TTATTGATTAACTTTCTTGCTTCATCCTCTGACTCACACAAGTGCGGTTCATATCCTAAATCTTTTAAATATTTCACTGCAATATCAGCAAAAGATATAAGATGCAGATTCTCACTCAACTTTGGAAAAAACACATCTCTATTCTCACCAAAAATACAAGACATTAAGCATAATTCACCACTTTCTTTAGGTGTAACAAAATATCTTTTAATATCATTAGGTGCTACAATAGGCTGTTTTTTTTGAATTCTTTGATTAAACCCATGAAGCAGACTTCCATCACTAAATGCCACATTTGCAAATCTCGCCATGGATATATCTATTTCACGGGAATTTTTATGCGCAAACATCTCCATAATCCGCTTACTGGCCCCCATCATATTAACAGGATTAGCGGCTTTATCTGTGCTCACACAAAAATATTTTTTTACTCCATTTTCTATAGACTGCTTTATAGTTTTATCAGTGTTAAAAATATTCGTTTCAATCATTCTCATTAAAGTAAATGGATCTTTTTCACTTCTAACGTGTTTTAGTGCTGATAAATTCAATACATAGTCATACTCACCATCATTCTTTATAAAAGCATCATACTCAAGGCTCCCAATATCTAATGCAAAAGTCTTAAAATCCCCATCTATATAACCATGTGAACTTCTTATATCCCTTACTAGCTCTACCATATTGTTTTCTGAGATATCTACTACATGGAGCTTTTTAGGATTTCGCTTAAAGATTTCTTTAGTAACAGCCTGCCCAATAGAGCCTGCTGCTCCTAAAACCAAAAACCTTGAGGACGAAACTTCATCAGATAGTTTCTTTTCATTTTTTGTTACATCTGCTATAAATAATTCTTGTGTTCTTCCAATCAAGTTTAATATATTTATCATTTACTGCCCCAAAAGCTTAAAAATTATAGTTTAAATATGAAACAATTATTTTTAACACCTTATCAGAAACATTTGGCATAGAGTAGTCAGCCACAAGTCTCCTTCTATCATCGATCTCTTCATTCAATACTGTTAGAGCTTGTAATATTCTATCTTTTTTTAATCCCACCATCATGACTGTACCTTCTTCGACTGCCTCAGGCCTTTCATGTGAGTATCTTATATTTAAAGCCTTAAACCCTAGTATTGAACTTTCTTCACTAATAGTTCCACTATCACTAAGCACTACTTTTGAATCTAACTGAAGTTTATTATAGTCAATAAAACCTAGAGGTTTTAATATTTTAATCAATGGGTTTAACTCTATCTTTTCAGCATCTAAAACATTCTTTGTTCTAGGGTGTGTACTTACAATAATTGGTAGATTATATATTTCAGCAATACTATTTAAAGATTCAAACAGGTCTAAAAAATGCTCTTTATGACTTACATTTTCTTCTCTGTGAGCAGAAACGACAAAATATTCGTTCTTTATCAAACCTAGTTTTTCACATATTTTTGACTTATTTATATCATCTTTTTTATTTTGTAAAACCTCAAACATTGGGCTGCCTGTCTTTATAATTCTTTGTCCAGGAAAACCTTCTCTTAAAAGATATTCTCTAGCAATATCGCTATAAGGCAGATTTATATCTGATATGTGATCAACTATTTTCCTATTTATTTCTTCTGGGACTCTTTTATCATAACACCTATTACCAGCCTCCATATGGAAGACACTAATACCTTTTCTTTTTGCTGCAATAGCTGATAAACAACTATTTGTATCTCCCAAAACCAGCAATGCTTCTGGTTTCTCATTATCAAGAACTTCATCTATTTTAATAAAAATATTTCCTATAGTTTCCATTGGCTTACTATTATTAACTGAATTAAGGAAGTAATCAGGCTTCCTTAAGCCAAAGTCCTCGAAAAATACTTGATTCAATTCATAGTCATGGTTCTGACCTGTATGGACTAGTATATGTTCAATAGCTGAACTTTGATCTAGTTTTAAAATAGTTGCTGATAAACGAATAATTTCTGGTCTTGTACCAACTACAGTCATTACTTTTAATTTTTTCATAAATTACTACACCTTCAAAAAATACGTGTCTGGATTATTTTTATCAAAATATTCATTAGCCCACATAATAGTTACCATATCAGTATCACCAAGATTCTCAATATTATGCGTATAACCAGTGGGAATATCAACTACCTCAAGTTTATCAGATGATAGATAATACTCTATAATTTCTTGACTATATATATTTCTAAACCTCACCACACCTTTTCCAGAAACTACCAAAAACTTTTCATTTTTAGTATGGTGCCAATGTTGACCTTTAGTAATTCCTGATTTGGATATATTAACAGAAACTTGACCTTTCTCATCCAATCTAAGAAATTCAGTAAATGAGCCTCTATCATCTACATTCATCTTTAAAGGATATGAAAAATGATCTTTGGGTAAAAAACTTAGATACGTGCTATAGAGTTTTTTTGTAAACTCATCAAACATATTTACAATTTCTAGAGTCTGTCTAGATGATTTGAATCTATATATTAACTCAGCTATTTTACCTAAAGTTACTTCATAGCTTTTGGAAACATTTTTATAACCACTATTTTGATTATTATGTTCTTTCAGTAGCTTAATAAAATCTTTTATTAAGTCATCTATATAAACTAAATTTAATATAGCATCTTTATCGTTAATATTTATAGGTATATCCCTAGCGATATTATGACAAAATGTAGCTACTACAGTATTATAATTAGGTTTACTCCACTTACCAAAGACATTAGGTAGTCTAAAAATAAAAATCTTATTTAACGAGGCAAGAGCAGTCTCTTCAGCTAATCTTTTACTTACACCATAATCATTATCTTTATTAGCTTGTATCGAAGATGATAAAACTACTGGTGAACTATTACCATTTTTCGCTAATAAATCAAATAGTTCCTGTGTTAATTGAGTATTTACCTGTCTAAATTCATCATTATTAACTGGCCTATTAGAACCTGCTAAATGAAAAACAAAATCACAATTTTTGGTATAGAGATCTAGCTCTTCAGCATCTGACTCTCTAGTGTATTTATAAAGCTGATAATCTAAATTTTCTAATTCGGCACACAGATTTTTGCCTACAAAACCATTAGCTCCTGTTACTAAAACTTTCATACTAGTATCCTATTTTCTCTAAAAGCTTCTTCATCGATTCGACATCTAGCCTATTAGTATTATGCGAGTGATAATCCTCAGCTTTAGCAATAGTACTTTCACCATCCGAAAAGTATTTGCTATAATTAAGATCTCTATCATCTGCCGCTATCCTATAGTATTGTCCCATGTCCTCAGCTCTAGACATTTCTTCTTTTGTAACTAGCACTTCGTATAGCTTCTCACCATGCCTAAATCCGATAATATCTATACCTATTTTTTTATTCTTCTTCTGCATAATTGCTTCAGCTAGTGTTTGGATAGTAGCCGCCGGCGCTTTTTGGATAAACAAGTCGCCTTGGTTTGCATTTCTAAATGCAAATAACACCAAATCAACTGCATCTTCTAATGTCATCATAAATCTAGTCATATTAGGATCTGTAATAGTAAGATTTTTACCTTCATCTATAAGCTTAGAAAATAATGGAATTACAGAACCCCTGCTAGCCATTACATTACCATATCTTGTAATTGATATCTTGGTTTCATGATTAGATAAATTTCTGCTTTTTGCTACTGCTACTTTTTCCATCATTGCTTTTGAAATCCCCATAGCATTTATAGGATAGGCAGCTTTATCTGTACTTAGGCAAACAACACTCTTTACATTATAAAATATAGCTGAATCTAATACATTCTCAGTACCAAGAACATTAGTATTAACAGCCTCCATTGGAAAAAACTCACAAGATGGGACTTGCTTAAGAGCCGCCGCATGAAAGACATAATCTACTCCCTTCATTGCTGTGTCAACACTCTTTCTATCTCTTACATTACCTATATAGAATTTCAGCTTATCTGAATTATACTTCTTTCGCATATCATCTTGTTTTTTTTCATCGCGCGAAAATATACGTATTTCTTTAATACCACTATCTAAAAATCTATTCGCTACAGTTTCGCCAAATGATCCTGTACCTCCTGTTATTAAAAGAACTTTATCTTTAAAATCATTTAAACAAGTCATCCAACTCTTCCATTAGTTTATTTTTGTTAAAATATTTCTGTGAAAACTCTATAGCATTTTGAGACATGCTGGCTATTTCAGACTCTGGCATAGCTTTCATTTTTAATATATTATCATATAATGATATCCAGTCTCCCGAGTCACTTGATAAACCACATTTTGCTTCAGTAATTATTTCTTGAACTTCTCCATCTGCTGATACCAATATCGGTTTACCACAAGCCAAACACGACTGTGTTTTAGCAGGAATTGTCATTGAAAATATCTCTGACTTAGTCAAACATATTAATGAAGCATCTACTTCATACATAAAATACTTGATATTTTGTGGAAGCTGCGACTCAATAAACACAAAATAGCTATCAATATTATTTTGAGCAACATTATTCTGTAATTGATGCTTATATCGGCCATTTCCAACTACATAAAACTTCACATCTCTTACATTACTCTCTTTAAGCTTTAATGCGACTTTAACAAGTATATCTAACCCTTGTGCTTCACCTACATTCCCAGCAAAAAGCACCTTAAAACTACCATCATCTTTAAAATATTTATTATAAACTTGCTCATCTCTTAATTTAGCTTCCTCATAAAAACTCTCAGCATATTGTGGCCAAAACATTATTTTATGCTCGTATGAATTATTTCGAGATACTATTTTACCCATAAAACCTCTTGATGAAGTTAAAATCATATTGCAATTTTTATAAATATAATCAACCATCTTATTAAGTCTAGTTAGGATAAATTTATTTTTTAACCCAAGAACAACTTCAACACTTTCTGGCCATAAATCTGTTACATAAATATAACAAGGAATATGATTTTTCTTAGCTATCTTAATAGCTGGCAAAGCCTGAGTCATTGGTGAAACTTCATATATAAATATATAATCTAGCTTTAATTTGGAAAAAAATGACCAAACATAACCAGAAATCACAAATGATATATAATTCAATGCTAAAAGTAGCTTACTATTTTTTCTTGGAATTATAGGAATTCTAATTATATTAACTCCACCATAATTTTCTTTTCTTTTACTAAAATAACCATATCCTTTGAAAAAATTCCCTGAAGGATAGTTTGGTATACCTGTTAGTACTGTGACTTCATATCCCCTATTATATAGCTCAACCGCTAAATCATTGACCCTAAAATTCTCAGGATAAAAATATTGGCTAACTATTAATATATGCTTCTTCATAATTTATATGTCAAATTCCCAAAAACTTTATTTACAAAATCTACTTTTTTAGCAATTAATCTTATAATTGGGTTAAATAAGACTGTTAGATAAGTGTTCTTAGATAAAATGTTTTTTCTGTAATCCCTGATAAATTTTGATGTACAAAAATACTCGCTATCTTGAGGTAAAAAAATTCCATTTTTACTTTGGATAATTATTTCAGCAATCTCTTTAGATAAGTTTTCTATTGATATAACGCTTCTTTGATTTTTTATATCTGGGAAAATAAAAGCATACTTTGCCAGTTTAACCAACTTTGGATAGTTACCTTTTGAGCCTTCTCCATATACCATGGGTGGTCTAATTATAGCAATACTAAAGTCGTCACTAATCAATGTATTTAGTTTAATTTCAGCTTGTAACTTACTATCCCCATAAAAGTCGTCTGGTTTAGGTTCAGTATCTTTAGTTATAACTTTTTGCTGACCTATCTGTGCACTATCGCCATAAACTATAATACTACTTAAAAACACAAACTGTCTAACACCCTGATCTTTAGCTTGTTTTGCTAGATTATAAGTTAGTTGCGTGTTTATTCTATAGTATTTTTCTTTTAGTTTAGGATCTTTTGAAGTATGGGCGATTCCTGCCACATGTAATATACAATCATACTTTAAAAAATTTAAACTTTTCCAATTATCATTTTTTAAAGAAATCTTATTAATTTCAAAATCACTTACACAGTATTCAGCAAAAGAATTACCAATATAACTATTTAGGCCTGTAATTAAGATCTTCTTTTTCATTTTTGATTCTCTTTTTTCTCTATTGAACCTGTGCCACCCTCAACCACACCTTTTCTAGCAAAAACAGAAAATACTGTTAGAAAAATACATTTCAAGTCAAACCATGTGCTTTTATTTTTGACATAGTCTCCATCAAACTTAGCTTTATTAGTTATTGGCAATTCATCACGGCCATTTATTTGAGCCCAACCGGTTAATCCCACGGGTACATTATTTGCTCCATATTTATCACGCTCAATAATTAAATCATCTTGATTCCACAATGCTGGTCGTGGACCTACTATACTCATTTCACCTTTTAGAATATTTATGATTTGTGGTAACTCATCTAGAGATGTTTTTCTTAAAAATGCCCCTATCTTAGTTATACACTTAGATGGATCTTGTAATAAGTGCGTTGGCATATCTTTTGGAGTATCTACATACATAGTTCTAAATTTATATATATAAAAAAATTGTTTATCTTTACCATAACGCTTTTGCTTAAAAAATATAGGCCCTTTTGAATCTTTCTTTATCATAAAAATAATAATTAGAAAAAATGGGATCAACAATACTATCCCGACAAAAGAAAGTAAGATGTCAAGTAGTCTTTTAAAAATCTTGTAAAACATAATCTTTACCGATTTAACCTATGCTCAAACTCTGGAACAATCTTTTTTAAAATTCTAATTTTATCACTATTTACTAGTAGTGAATTAATATCTTTAATTAGCTCATTAATATCATAAAATGTCTTTTTACCAACGAAGATATCTTTATAATCAGTACTAGTATCACCCTCCTCTATCAAAAGCTCTTCATAAAGCTTCTCTCCTTGGCGTAGACCAATTACCTTGATAGCAATATCATCTCGACCAGAGAGTTTGATAAATTGCTTAGCAAGATCAAGTATCTTAACAGGCTTACCCATATCCAAAACAAAGACTTCCGAATTTTTTGCTATTGCACCTGCTTGTAATACAAGCTCACAAGCTTCTGGAATTAACATAAAATATCTCGTAATCTCTGGATGCGTAACAGTAAGAGGCCCACCTTTTCTAATTTGCTCTTCAAATTTAGGGATCACGCTTCCACTACTTCCTAGAACATTCCCAAATCTAACCGCTGCTAGCTTAGTCTTTCTAGGATCGATATTCTGCAAATATAACTCACAAATACGCTTTGTTGCTCCCATAACGTTAGTTGGGCGCACAGCCTTATCTGTAGAAATAAGAATAAAAGACTCAGCACCATACTCAATTGCTAAATCTATAGCATT
This region of Francisella frigiditurris genomic DNA includes:
- the wecB gene encoding non-hydrolyzing UDP-N-acetylglucosamine 2-epimerase, yielding MKKLKVMTVVGTRPEIIRLSATILKLDQSSAIEHILVHTGQNHDYELNQVFFEDFGLRKPDYFLNSVNNSKPMETIGNIFIKIDEVLDNEKPEALLVLGDTNSCLSAIAAKRKGISVFHMEAGNRCYDKRVPEEINRKIVDHISDINLPYSDIAREYLLREGFPGQRIIKTGSPMFEVLQNKKDDINKSKICEKLGLIKNEYFVVSAHREENVSHKEHFLDLFESLNSIAEIYNLPIIVSTHPRTKNVLDAEKIELNPLIKILKPLGFIDYNKLQLDSKVVLSDSGTISEESSILGFKALNIRYSHERPEAVEEGTVMMVGLKKDRILQALTVLNEEIDDRRRLVADYSMPNVSDKVLKIIVSYLNYNF
- a CDS encoding UDP-N-acetylglucosamine 4,6-dehydratase, producing the protein MINILNLIGRTQELFIADVTKNEKKLSDEVSSSRFLVLGAAGSIGQAVTKEIFKRNPKKLHVVDISENNMVELVRDIRSSHGYIDGDFKTFALDIGSLEYDAFIKNDGEYDYVLNLSALKHVRSEKDPFTLMRMIETNIFNTDKTIKQSIENGVKKYFCVSTDKAANPVNMMGASKRIMEMFAHKNSREIDISMARFANVAFSDGSLLHGFNQRIQKKQPIVAPNDIKRYFVTPKESGELCLMSCIFGENRDVFFPKLSENLHLISFADIAVKYLKDLGYEPHLCESEDEARKLINNLPSQGKWPCLFTQSDTTGEKDFEEFFTNNEVLDMERYNNFGVIKNQADFNIEKLVAFEKCINSLKQNLSWTKQDIVEEFYKLIPDFGHKETGKYLDGKM
- a CDS encoding NAD-dependent epimerase/dehydratase family protein; the protein is MKKKILITGLNSYIGNSFAEYCVSDFEINKISLKNDNWKSLNFLKYDCILHVAGIAHTSKDPKLKEKYYRINTQLTYNLAKQAKDQGVRQFVFLSSIIVYGDSAQIGQQKVITKDTEPKPDDFYGDSKLQAEIKLNTLISDDFSIAIIRPPMVYGEGSKGNYPKLVKLAKYAFIFPDIKNQRSVISIENLSKEIAEIIIQSKNGIFLPQDSEYFCTSKFIRDYRKNILSKNTYLTVLFNPIIRLIAKKVDFVNKVFGNLTYKL
- a CDS encoding glycosyltransferase family 4 protein translates to MKKHILIVSQYFYPENFRVNDLAVELYNRGYEVTVLTGIPNYPSGNFFKGYGYFSKRKENYGGVNIIRIPIIPRKNSKLLLALNYISFVISGYVWSFFSKLKLDYIFIYEVSPMTQALPAIKIAKKNHIPCYIYVTDLWPESVEVVLGLKNKFILTRLNKMVDYIYKNCNMILTSSRGFMGKIVSRNNSYEHKIMFWPQYAESFYEEAKLRDEQVYNKYFKDDGSFKVLFAGNVGEAQGLDILVKVALKLKESNVRDVKFYVVGNGRYKHQLQNNVAQNNIDSYFVFIESQLPQNIKYFMYEVDASLICLTKSEIFSMTIPAKTQSCLACGKPILVSADGEVQEIITEAKCGLSSDSGDWISLYDNILKMKAMPESEIASMSQNAIEFSQKYFNKNKLMEELDDLFK
- a CDS encoding polysaccharide biosynthesis protein — protein: MTCLNDFKDKVLLITGGTGSFGETVANRFLDSGIKEIRIFSRDEKKQDDMRKKYNSDKLKFYIGNVRDRKSVDTAMKGVDYVFHAAALKQVPSCEFFPMEAVNTNVLGTENVLDSAIFYNVKSVVCLSTDKAAYPINAMGISKAMMEKVAVAKSRNLSNHETKISITRYGNVMASRGSVIPLFSKLIDEGKNLTITDPNMTRFMMTLEDAVDLVLFAFRNANQGDLFIQKAPAATIQTLAEAIMQKKNKKIGIDIIGFRHGEKLYEVLVTKEEMSRAEDMGQYYRIAADDRDLNYSKYFSDGESTIAKAEDYHSHNTNRLDVESMKKLLEKIGY
- a CDS encoding sugar transferase encodes the protein MFYKIFKRLLDILLSFVGIVLLIPFFLIIIFMIKKDSKGPIFFKQKRYGKDKQFFYIYKFRTMYVDTPKDMPTHLLQDPSKCITKIGAFLRKTSLDELPQIINILKGEMSIVGPRPALWNQDDLIIERDKYGANNVPVGLTGWAQINGRDELPITNKAKFDGDYVKNKSTWFDLKCIFLTVFSVFARKGVVEGGTGSIEKKENQK
- a CDS encoding polysaccharide biosynthesis C-terminal domain-containing protein gives rise to the protein MKVLVTGANGFVGKNLCAELENLDYQLYKYTRESDAEELDLYTKNCDFVFHLAGSNRPVNNDEFRQVNTQLTQELFDLLAKNGNSSPVVLSSSIQANKDNDYGVSKRLAEETALASLNKIFIFRLPNVFGKWSKPNYNTVVATFCHNIARDIPININDKDAILNLVYIDDLIKDFIKLLKEHNNQNSGYKNVSKSYEVTLGKIAELIYRFKSSRQTLEIVNMFDEFTKKLYSTYLSFLPKDHFSYPLKMNVDDRGSFTEFLRLDEKGQVSVNISKSGITKGQHWHHTKNEKFLVVSGKGVVRFRNIYSQEIIEYYLSSDKLEVVDIPTGYTHNIENLGDTDMVTIMWANEYFDKNNPDTYFLKV